Proteins from one Pseudomonas bijieensis genomic window:
- the fdhF gene encoding formate dehydrogenase subunit alpha has translation MINIFDPSTDIDLGTPARDSDVQVSLTIDGREISVPSGTSVMRAAAMLGTTIPKLCATDSLEAFGSCRMCLVEIDGMRGYPASCTTPVTEGMVVRTQTSKLATLRRNVMELYISDHPLDCLTCPANGNCELQTVAGQVGLREVRYGYEGANHLAEAKDVSNPYFDYDPSKCIVCSRCVRACEEIQGTFALTISGRGFDSRVEAAGGDNFLDSECVSCGACVQACPTATLIDKSVVEIGQPERSVITTCAYCGVGCSFRAEMKGEQLVRMVPDKNGQANHGHSCVKGRFAWGYATHPDRITKPMIRKHINDPWQEVSWDEAVTYAASELRRIQLKYGRDSIGGITSSRCTNEETYLVQKLVRTAFGNNNVDTCARVCHSPTGYGLKQTLGESAGTQNFDSVMKADVILVMGANPTDAHPVFGSQLKRRLRQGARLIVIDPRRIDLVDSPHARADLHLQLRPGTNVAMLNALAHVIATEGLIDQPFVEARCEAADFARWRDFVSLAENSPEVLGPVCGVPAEQIRAAARLYATGGNAAIYYGLGVTEHSQGSTSVMGIANLAMATGNIGREGVGVNPLRGQNNVQGSCDMGSFPHELPGYRHISNETVRAQFEQAWNVTLQPDPGLRIPNMFEAALDGTFKALYCQGEDIAQSDPNTQHVTAALSAMECVVVQDIFLNETAKFAHVFLPGSSFLEKDGTFTNAERRISRVRKVMDPLAGKADWEATIALADALGYKMHYNHPSQIMDEIARLTPTFSRVSYAELERHGSLQWPCNDAAPDGTPTMHIDQFVRGKGRFMLTGYVPTEEKVNNRYPLLLTTGRILSQYNVGAQTRRTDNVAWHEEDRLEIHPTDAENRGIVDGDWVGIGSRAGQTVLRAKVTERVAPGVVYTTFHFPESGANVITTDNSDWATNCPEYKVTAVEIVRVSQPSEWQKRYQAFSDEQGRLLKERRHAERAEVRR, from the coding sequence ATGATCAACATCTTCGACCCCAGCACCGATATCGACCTGGGCACCCCGGCACGCGACAGCGACGTGCAGGTCAGCCTGACCATCGACGGGCGCGAAATCAGCGTTCCCTCCGGCACCTCGGTCATGCGTGCCGCCGCCATGCTCGGCACTACCATTCCCAAGCTCTGTGCCACCGACAGCCTGGAAGCCTTCGGCTCCTGCCGCATGTGCCTGGTGGAGATCGATGGCATGCGCGGCTATCCCGCTTCCTGCACCACGCCGGTCACCGAAGGCATGGTGGTTCGCACGCAAACCTCCAAGCTCGCCACGCTGCGGCGCAACGTGATGGAGCTGTACATTTCCGACCACCCGCTGGACTGCCTGACATGCCCAGCCAATGGCAACTGCGAATTGCAGACCGTGGCGGGGCAGGTGGGCCTGCGCGAAGTGCGCTATGGCTACGAAGGCGCCAACCACCTGGCCGAGGCCAAGGACGTTTCCAACCCGTATTTCGACTACGACCCGAGCAAATGCATCGTGTGCAGCCGCTGCGTGCGCGCCTGCGAGGAAATCCAGGGCACCTTCGCCCTGACCATCAGCGGACGTGGTTTCGATTCCCGGGTGGAGGCGGCCGGCGGTGACAATTTCCTCGATTCCGAATGCGTGTCTTGCGGCGCCTGCGTGCAGGCGTGTCCGACGGCGACTTTGATCGACAAGAGCGTCGTGGAGATCGGCCAGCCGGAGCGCAGTGTCATCACCACGTGTGCCTACTGCGGCGTGGGCTGTTCGTTCCGTGCCGAGATGAAAGGCGAACAACTGGTGCGCATGGTCCCGGACAAAAATGGCCAGGCCAACCATGGCCACTCCTGCGTCAAGGGTCGCTTTGCCTGGGGCTACGCCACGCATCCAGACCGCATCACCAAGCCGATGATCCGCAAGCACATCAACGACCCGTGGCAGGAAGTCAGCTGGGACGAGGCGGTCACTTACGCCGCCAGCGAATTGCGCCGGATCCAGCTCAAGTACGGGCGTGACTCCATCGGCGGCATCACCTCCAGCCGCTGCACCAACGAAGAAACCTACCTGGTGCAGAAACTGGTGCGCACCGCGTTCGGTAACAACAACGTCGACACCTGCGCCCGTGTCTGCCATTCGCCCACCGGTTACGGTCTCAAGCAGACCTTGGGCGAGTCCGCCGGGACCCAGAATTTCGACTCGGTGATGAAGGCCGACGTCATCCTGGTGATGGGCGCCAACCCCACTGACGCGCACCCGGTGTTCGGCTCCCAGCTCAAGCGCCGCTTGCGCCAGGGCGCTCGTTTGATTGTCATCGACCCGCGCCGGATTGACCTGGTGGATTCACCCCATGCCCGCGCCGACCTGCACTTGCAACTGCGCCCGGGTACCAACGTGGCGATGCTCAACGCGCTGGCCCATGTGATTGCCACCGAAGGCTTGATAGACCAGCCTTTTGTCGAGGCGCGATGCGAGGCGGCGGACTTCGCTCGCTGGCGTGATTTCGTCAGCCTGGCGGAAAACTCCCCCGAGGTCCTGGGCCCGGTGTGTGGTGTGCCTGCCGAGCAGATCCGTGCCGCCGCACGGCTCTACGCCACCGGCGGCAACGCGGCCATTTACTACGGCCTCGGCGTCACCGAGCACAGCCAAGGCAGTACCTCTGTCATGGGCATCGCCAACCTGGCCATGGCGACCGGCAACATCGGTCGCGAAGGTGTCGGGGTGAACCCGCTGCGTGGACAGAACAACGTCCAGGGTTCCTGCGACATGGGCTCGTTCCCTCACGAGCTGCCGGGCTATCGGCATATTTCCAACGAAACGGTGCGCGCCCAGTTCGAACAGGCGTGGAACGTGACCTTGCAACCTGATCCGGGCCTGCGCATTCCGAACATGTTCGAGGCGGCCCTGGACGGCACTTTCAAGGCGCTTTATTGCCAAGGCGAGGACATTGCCCAGAGCGATCCCAATACCCAACACGTGACTGCCGCCCTGAGCGCCATGGAGTGCGTGGTGGTGCAGGACATCTTCCTCAACGAGACGGCCAAGTTCGCCCACGTGTTCCTGCCGGGCAGTTCGTTCCTCGAGAAGGACGGCACCTTTACCAACGCCGAACGCCGCATCTCCCGCGTTCGCAAGGTGATGGACCCGTTGGCCGGCAAGGCCGACTGGGAAGCCACCATCGCCCTGGCCGACGCCCTGGGCTACAAGATGCACTACAACCATCCTTCGCAAATCATGGATGAAATCGCCCGCCTGACGCCGACGTTCAGCCGCGTCAGCTACGCCGAACTGGAGCGTCATGGCAGCCTGCAATGGCCTTGCAACGATGCTGCGCCGGACGGTACGCCGACCATGCACATCGATCAGTTCGTGCGCGGCAAAGGGCGTTTCATGCTCACCGGCTACGTGCCCACCGAAGAGAAGGTCAACAACCGCTATCCGCTGCTGCTGACCACCGGACGCATCCTCAGCCAGTACAACGTCGGCGCCCAGACCCGGCGTACTGACAACGTGGCCTGGCACGAGGAAGACCGGTTGGAGATCCATCCGACCGATGCCGAGAACCGGGGGATTGTCGATGGCGACTGGGTCGGTATCGGCAGTCGTGCCGGGCAGACCGTACTGCGGGCGAAGGTGACCGAGCGAGTGGCGCCGGGTGTGGTCTACACCACGTTCCACTTCCCTGAATCGGGCGCCAACGTGATTACCACCGACAACTCCGACTGGGCCACCAACTGCCCGGAATACAAGGTGACGGCGGTCGAAATCGTGCGGGTCAGCCAACCTTCGGAATGGCAGAAACGCTACCAGGCGTTCAGTGATGAACAGGGGCGTCTGCTGAAGGAACGCCGCCATGCCGAGAGAGCCGAGGTGCGTCGATGA
- a CDS encoding formate dehydrogenase subunit gamma, protein MPDETLHLPLIHSVLAREKDTPGALLPILHAIQAGCGYIPDNAVPEIAHALNLSLAEVRGVISFYHDFRTTPPARHTLRLCRAESCKSMGAEALAAQLREQLALDDHGTSADGSISLRPVYCLGACVCSPALELDGELHARITPERLRQLVNDCMEEGAC, encoded by the coding sequence ATGCCTGATGAGACGCTTCACCTGCCTTTGATCCATAGCGTGCTTGCGCGCGAAAAGGACACCCCCGGTGCCTTGCTGCCGATTCTCCATGCCATCCAGGCCGGCTGCGGATATATCCCCGACAATGCCGTCCCGGAGATCGCCCACGCCCTGAACCTCAGCCTGGCCGAAGTGCGTGGGGTCATCAGTTTCTACCACGATTTCCGTACCACGCCGCCGGCGCGCCATACCCTGCGCCTGTGCCGGGCCGAATCCTGCAAGAGCATGGGCGCCGAAGCCCTGGCTGCGCAGTTGCGTGAGCAATTGGCGCTGGACGATCACGGCACCAGCGCCGATGGGAGCATCAGCCTGCGGCCAGTCTATTGCCTGGGCGCCTGCGTCTGCTCGCCGGCCCTGGAGCTGGACGGGGAGTTGCATGCCCGGATCACGCCCGAGCGTCTGCGTCAGTTGGTCAATGACTGCATGGAGGAGGGCGCATGCTGA
- a CDS encoding LysR family transcriptional regulator, with translation MVKRNLNDLLSFVTVAREGSFTRAAGTLGVSQSALSQAIRGLEARLQIRLLTRTTRSVSPTIAGERLLQAIGNRFDEIEAELDMLTDMRDKPAGTVRITCGDHVLRTTLLPKLVGLLHDYPDINVEFDVSYGFRDIVADRFDAGVRLGDTIDKDMVAVPIGPALRMAAVASPAYFATRTVPEHPRDLMIHRCINQRMPTSGGLYVWDFERRGKQVNVRVDGQLIFNTSTHIVQAAVAGLGVGYLPEEEFEPHLQEGRLVRVLEDWCPPFSGYYLYYPSRRQPSPAFTLVANALRQAH, from the coding sequence ATGGTCAAAAGAAACCTTAACGATCTGCTGTCTTTCGTCACGGTGGCGCGCGAAGGCAGCTTCACGCGAGCTGCCGGGACGCTGGGGGTCTCACAATCTGCACTGAGTCAGGCGATCAGGGGCCTGGAAGCACGCTTGCAGATCCGATTGCTGACGCGGACCACCCGCAGCGTTTCGCCGACCATTGCCGGTGAAAGGCTGTTGCAGGCCATCGGTAATCGTTTCGATGAGATTGAAGCCGAACTGGATATGCTCACGGACATGCGCGACAAGCCCGCTGGCACCGTACGCATCACTTGCGGCGATCATGTCCTGCGCACGACCCTGCTGCCCAAACTGGTCGGGCTGCTACACGATTACCCGGACATCAACGTCGAGTTCGATGTCAGCTACGGATTTCGAGACATCGTGGCGGATCGCTTTGATGCAGGCGTGCGCCTGGGCGATACCATCGACAAGGACATGGTTGCGGTCCCTATCGGCCCTGCGTTGCGGATGGCTGCGGTGGCTTCGCCAGCGTATTTCGCCACTCGCACCGTTCCCGAGCATCCGCGCGACCTGATGATCCATCGTTGCATCAACCAGCGTATGCCGACCTCGGGTGGGCTTTATGTCTGGGATTTCGAGCGGCGAGGCAAACAGGTGAACGTGCGGGTAGACGGCCAGCTCATTTTCAACACGTCGACTCATATCGTGCAGGCGGCGGTGGCCGGGCTGGGCGTTGGCTACCTGCCTGAGGAGGAGTTTGAACCCCACCTGCAAGAGGGGCGGCTGGTGCGCGTGCTCGAAGATTGGTGCCCGCCGTTTTCAGGCTACTATTTGTACTACCCCAGTCGGCGGCAACCTTCGCCTGCATTTACGTTGGTTGCCAATGCATTGCGCCAAGCCCATTAA
- a CDS encoding cyclophilin-like fold protein: MRSARLGLLTVMLVLGGYATINGAALASSKGEKMAMWMTVGEQHFAITLADNAAARAFVTLLPLTLEMSDLNRNEKYAPLPQALPAEASKPGAIRNGDLMLYGTDTLVVFYTNFNSTYAYTRLGQVDATAKLAQALGRRDVQVTFSQH; encoded by the coding sequence ATGAGATCGGCCCGGCTCGGTTTGCTGACGGTAATGCTCGTGCTTGGCGGCTACGCAACGATCAATGGTGCCGCGTTGGCATCTTCAAAAGGGGAGAAAATGGCGATGTGGATGACCGTCGGCGAACAACACTTCGCCATCACCTTGGCCGACAACGCTGCCGCCCGCGCGTTTGTCACGTTGTTGCCGCTGACGTTGGAGATGAGCGACCTCAACCGCAACGAGAAATACGCCCCCCTTCCCCAAGCGCTGCCTGCCGAAGCCAGCAAACCGGGAGCGATCCGCAATGGCGACCTGATGCTGTACGGCACGGACACCCTGGTCGTCTTTTATACGAACTTCAACTCGACCTACGCCTACACGCGCCTGGGGCAAGTGGACGCCACCGCGAAACTGGCTCAAGCGCTGGGCCGGCGGGATGTGCAAGTGACGTTTTCCCAACACTGA
- a CDS encoding formate dehydrogenase subunit delta, with protein sequence MSSESLIKMANQIGQYFASEPDKAVAVRGVYQHIKSFWTPAMCRELMAWQTKHPDAVLHPLVLAALMEFEKAA encoded by the coding sequence ATGAGTTCTGAAAGCCTGATCAAGATGGCCAACCAGATCGGCCAGTACTTCGCCAGCGAGCCGGACAAGGCAGTGGCGGTGCGTGGCGTGTACCAGCACATCAAGAGCTTCTGGACGCCGGCCATGTGTCGCGAGTTGATGGCCTGGCAAACGAAACATCCCGACGCGGTCCTGCACCCGCTGGTGTTGGCGGCATTAATGGAGTTTGAAAAAGCGGCTTAG
- a CDS encoding formate dehydrogenase beta subunit — translation MLTLCIPRDSVARAVGADKVADALAREAERRRLPLEVLRTSSRGLYWLEPLVELESAGVRLGFGPVTPADVPSLLDALAGDPGSHPLALGPVEDIPYLKSQQRLLFARAGITQPLSLDDYRARGGFLGLARSIQMDGADVVASVLDSGLRGRGGAAFPAGIKWRTVRDAAGVQKYVVCNADEGDSGTFADRMLMEGDPFLLIEGMIIAGIAIGATMGYIYVRSEYPAAISTLNEALGIARDAGYLGANVSGSGCAFDIEVRVGAGAYICGEETALLESLEGKRGTVRAKPPLPAIQGLFGLPTLVHNVVTLASVPIILEKGAQFYRDFGMGRSLGTMPFQLAGNVRHGGLVERAFGLSLRELVEGYGGGTASGRPLKAAQVGGPLGAWVPPAQFDTPLDYEAFAAMGAMLGHGGVVVADDSLDMAQMARFALQFCAEESCGKCTPCRIGSTRGVEVVDRLIASTEVGARQEQALLLQDLCDTLQYGSLCALGGMTSYPVASALKHFPADFGLATTEADQ, via the coding sequence ATGCTGACGCTCTGTATCCCCCGCGATTCGGTGGCCCGTGCCGTGGGCGCGGACAAGGTGGCCGATGCGTTGGCTCGTGAGGCTGAACGTCGGCGGCTGCCGCTGGAGGTGTTGCGCACCAGTTCCCGTGGCCTTTATTGGCTGGAACCGCTGGTGGAGCTTGAAAGTGCCGGTGTCCGGCTGGGTTTTGGTCCCGTCACACCGGCCGATGTGCCGAGCCTGCTGGATGCGCTGGCAGGCGATCCCGGCAGCCATCCGCTGGCCCTGGGGCCGGTGGAGGACATTCCTTATCTCAAGAGCCAGCAGCGCCTGCTGTTCGCTCGCGCCGGCATCACGCAACCGCTGTCCCTGGATGACTACCGTGCCCGAGGCGGCTTCCTCGGCCTGGCCCGGTCCATCCAGATGGATGGCGCGGATGTCGTCGCCAGCGTGCTGGATTCCGGCCTGCGCGGTCGGGGCGGGGCGGCATTCCCGGCGGGCATCAAGTGGCGCACCGTGCGCGATGCCGCGGGGGTACAGAAGTATGTGGTGTGTAACGCCGATGAAGGCGACTCCGGTACGTTCGCCGACCGCATGTTGATGGAAGGCGACCCCTTCCTGCTGATCGAAGGCATGATCATCGCCGGCATCGCCATAGGCGCGACCATGGGCTACATCTACGTGCGCTCGGAATACCCGGCCGCCATCAGCACGCTGAACGAAGCGCTGGGCATTGCCCGTGACGCCGGTTACCTGGGGGCGAACGTGAGCGGCAGCGGCTGCGCCTTCGACATTGAGGTTCGTGTGGGGGCGGGTGCCTATATCTGTGGCGAGGAAACGGCGCTGCTGGAGTCCCTGGAGGGCAAGCGCGGCACGGTTCGCGCCAAACCGCCACTGCCTGCCATTCAAGGCCTGTTCGGGCTGCCGACGCTGGTGCATAACGTGGTGACCCTGGCCTCGGTGCCGATCATCCTGGAGAAGGGTGCGCAGTTCTATCGCGACTTCGGCATGGGCCGTTCCCTTGGCACGATGCCGTTCCAACTGGCCGGTAACGTCCGTCACGGCGGCCTGGTGGAACGTGCCTTCGGCCTGAGCCTGCGCGAATTGGTGGAAGGCTATGGCGGCGGTACCGCCAGCGGTCGCCCGCTGAAGGCTGCACAGGTGGGTGGGCCGCTGGGCGCCTGGGTGCCGCCTGCGCAATTCGATACGCCGCTGGACTATGAGGCGTTCGCCGCCATGGGCGCGATGCTCGGCCATGGTGGCGTGGTGGTGGCCGACGACAGCCTGGACATGGCCCAGATGGCCCGGTTCGCCTTGCAGTTCTGCGCCGAGGAGTCCTGCGGCAAGTGCACGCCATGCCGGATCGGCTCCACCCGTGGGGTGGAAGTGGTGGATCGCTTGATCGCCAGCACGGAAGTGGGTGCTCGTCAGGAACAGGCCCTGCTGCTGCAGGATCTGTGTGACACCCTGCAATACGGTTCGCTCTGTGCCCTCGGTGGGATGACGTCCTACCCTGTCGCCAGCGCCCTCAAGCATTTCCCCGCCGACTTCGGTCTGGCGACCACGGAGGCCGACCAATGA
- a CDS encoding AidA/PixA family protein gives MSGATQTIDVLVNVDADYLLAHPNDVGGAIAMLVTRSAIDSHANISSGEGEGGNELWFDVNPGDIIRWRATTLSRNFDRIALIKDIEIGDPHQGGDYKGTISKPTPFNIPGIPVPYLDNGAPGGIAKTDVTYTFWQSTALSPGKLWYQIYFVLLDRNLNQIGPTNTWDPYVTVNNQ, from the coding sequence ATGTCTGGAGCGACCCAAACCATTGATGTGCTCGTCAACGTTGACGCCGACTACCTGCTCGCCCACCCCAATGACGTAGGCGGTGCGATTGCCATGCTGGTGACCCGCAGCGCCATCGACAGCCACGCCAACATCAGCAGCGGCGAAGGCGAAGGCGGTAACGAGTTGTGGTTCGATGTAAACCCCGGCGACATCATTCGCTGGCGCGCCACCACGCTGTCGCGCAATTTCGACCGCATCGCATTGATCAAAGACATCGAGATCGGCGACCCTCACCAGGGCGGTGATTACAAGGGCACCATTTCCAAACCGACACCGTTTAACATCCCCGGCATCCCTGTGCCCTATCTGGACAACGGTGCCCCCGGCGGTATCGCCAAAACCGATGTGACCTATACCTTCTGGCAGTCCACTGCGCTGAGCCCAGGAAAGCTCTGGTACCAAATCTACTTCGTTCTACTGGACCGTAACCTGAACCAGATTGGCCCGACCAACACTTGGGACCCCTATGTCACCGTCAATAACCAATAA